Proteins from a genomic interval of Kitasatospora herbaricolor:
- a CDS encoding ABC transporter ATP-binding protein, translating into MSPSTATATAAARPATAGTEPLLRISALSVAYGRRPGRAAERVLDDVSLDARAGEILGVIGETGSGKTTLARAVVGLAPVVGGRITVDGEEVTGLRGRPLRELRRSGRIQYMFQDPLRSLDPDLTVGEIVGEPLTVGTGTERGERAERIREALELVGLPPEFAERTPGRLSGGQRQRVSLARSVVTRPRLLLADEPVSALDASNRNHVLLLLDELRRSLGLAVVIISHDLSSLAGIADRIAVLYRGRLVEQGPAEDVLTDPRHPYTALLTASAPSVRREHRITPAQLRPREPRPEWTRRPAPGACVFAHRCPFAGEDCRQAPVAAEHGGPGRSVACHRAADWRERLAADAL; encoded by the coding sequence ATGAGCCCCAGCACCGCCACCGCCACGGCGGCCGCCCGCCCGGCGACCGCCGGCACCGAACCGCTGCTGCGGATCAGCGCCCTCTCGGTCGCCTACGGCCGCCGCCCCGGCCGGGCCGCCGAGCGCGTCCTCGACGACGTCTCCCTGGACGCCCGGGCCGGCGAGATCCTCGGCGTCATCGGTGAGACCGGCTCGGGGAAGACCACCCTCGCCCGCGCCGTCGTCGGCCTGGCGCCGGTCGTCGGCGGCCGGATCACCGTCGACGGCGAGGAGGTCACCGGCCTGCGCGGGCGCCCCCTGCGGGAGTTGCGCCGCAGCGGCCGGATCCAGTACATGTTCCAGGACCCGCTGCGCTCGCTCGACCCGGACCTCACGGTCGGCGAGATCGTCGGCGAACCGCTCACCGTCGGCACCGGAACCGAACGCGGCGAACGTGCCGAGCGGATCCGGGAGGCCCTCGAACTCGTCGGCCTGCCGCCCGAGTTCGCCGAGCGGACGCCCGGCCGGCTGTCCGGCGGCCAGCGCCAGCGGGTCTCGCTGGCCCGGTCCGTCGTGACCCGCCCGCGGCTCCTGCTCGCGGACGAGCCGGTCAGCGCGCTGGACGCCTCCAACCGCAACCACGTCCTGCTGCTCCTGGACGAGCTGCGCCGCAGCCTCGGCCTGGCCGTCGTGATCATCTCGCACGACCTCAGCTCGCTGGCCGGCATCGCCGACCGGATCGCCGTCCTCTACCGCGGCCGGCTGGTCGAGCAGGGGCCCGCCGAGGACGTCCTGACCGACCCCCGGCACCCGTACACCGCGCTGCTCACCGCCTCGGCCCCCAGCGTCCGGCGCGAACACCGGATCACGCCGGCCCAGCTGCGCCCGCGCGAGCCCCGGCCCGAGTGGACCCGCCGACCGGCCCCCGGTGCCTGCGTGTTCGCGCACCGCTGCCCGTTCGCCGGCGAGGACTGCCGGCAGGCCCCGGTGGCCGCGGAGCACGGCGGTCCCGGCCGCTCCGTCGCCTGCCACCGCGCCGCCGACTGGCGCGAGCGCCTCGCCGCCGACGCGCTCTGA
- a CDS encoding LLM class flavin-dependent oxidoreductase, with the protein MPVEFIGLAATKPFTETDTQDTGPAVQPGYLRELALAHEESGFDRVLVAHSSASPDGFTVADQVLTHTTRLGVLLAHRPGFVSPTVAARKYATLDAFHPGRIALHVITGGDDADQARDGDFSDKETRYRRTDDFLQVVRRTWESAEPFDHQGEFYSVKGGLSSVRPERPIPVYFGGASADAVRVGGRHADVYAFWGEPLAGIAERIRQVRAAAEPYGREPAFSVSLRPIPAETEAAAWERAAEILRLTKEKVGDLRKAFNLDHSAQEGSQRLLAAAAEGDVHDKRLWTAVAKATGAAGNSTALVGSYEQVAESLLDYTAIGVGTLLIRGFDQLADARDYGKLITLVRDQVDAGGAVLAGAASA; encoded by the coding sequence ATGCCCGTCGAGTTCATCGGCCTCGCCGCCACCAAGCCGTTCACCGAGACCGACACCCAGGACACCGGCCCCGCCGTCCAGCCCGGCTACCTGCGCGAACTGGCCCTGGCCCACGAGGAGTCCGGCTTCGACCGGGTGCTGGTCGCACACTCCTCCGCCAGTCCCGACGGCTTCACCGTCGCCGACCAGGTGCTGACCCACACCACCCGCCTGGGCGTCCTGCTCGCCCACCGCCCCGGCTTCGTCTCGCCGACCGTCGCGGCCCGCAAGTACGCCACCCTGGACGCCTTCCACCCCGGCCGGATCGCCCTGCACGTGATCACCGGCGGGGACGACGCGGACCAGGCCAGGGACGGCGACTTCAGCGACAAGGAGACCCGCTACCGCCGCACCGACGACTTCCTCCAGGTGGTCCGCCGCACCTGGGAGTCGGCCGAACCCTTCGACCACCAGGGCGAGTTCTACTCGGTGAAGGGCGGTCTGTCGTCCGTCCGGCCCGAGCGGCCGATCCCGGTCTACTTCGGCGGCGCCTCCGCGGACGCCGTCCGGGTCGGCGGCCGGCACGCCGACGTCTACGCCTTCTGGGGCGAGCCGCTGGCCGGAATCGCCGAGCGGATCCGCCAGGTTCGCGCGGCGGCCGAACCCTACGGCCGGGAGCCGGCGTTCAGCGTCAGCCTGCGGCCGATCCCGGCCGAGACCGAGGCCGCCGCCTGGGAGCGCGCCGCCGAGATCCTGCGGCTCACCAAGGAGAAGGTCGGCGACCTTCGCAAGGCCTTCAACCTCGACCACTCCGCCCAGGAGGGCTCGCAGCGCCTGCTCGCGGCCGCCGCCGAAGGCGACGTGCACGACAAGCGGCTCTGGACGGCGGTCGCCAAGGCCACCGGTGCGGCCGGCAACTCCACCGCCCTGGTGGGCTCGTACGAGCAGGTCGCCGAATCGCTGCTGGACTACACCGCGATCGGCGTCGGCACGCTGCTGATCCGCGGCTTCGACCAGCTGGCCGACGCCCGGGACTACGGCAAGCTGATCACGCTGGTCCGCGACCAGGTGGACGCCGGCGGCGCGGTGCTCGCGGGAGCGGCGAGCGCATGA